Proteins found in one Paenibacillus sp. genomic segment:
- a CDS encoding NAD-dependent 4,6-dehydratase LegB has protein sequence MDRNSQKVLVTGADGFIGSHLTETLVRQGYQVRAFVLYNSFNSWGWLDHAPEDIKQSIEIFSGDIRDPFGVKEAMKGCDAVLHLAALIAIPYSYHSPATYVDTNVNGTLNVLEAAKSLGISKVIHTSTSEVYGTARFVPITEEHPLQGQSPYSATKIAADQLAMSYYYSFQTPVTIIRPFNTYGPRQSARAVIPTIITQIAQGARQIKLGALHPTRDFNFVKDTVAGFIAALETDAIEGEVINLGSNYEISIGDTVKAIADTMNAEIEIQTDEQRLRPEKSEVERLWADNAKAKRILGWEPRYGGLEGFKRGLQETAAWFTDKQNLSAYKADRYNI, from the coding sequence ATGGATCGCAATTCGCAAAAAGTGCTGGTTACGGGAGCCGACGGCTTTATCGGGTCCCACCTGACAGAAACGCTCGTAAGGCAGGGCTACCAAGTCCGAGCCTTCGTGCTTTATAACTCGTTCAACTCTTGGGGCTGGCTCGACCATGCTCCGGAAGATATCAAGCAATCGATTGAAATCTTCAGCGGCGACATACGAGATCCGTTCGGGGTGAAGGAGGCGATGAAAGGCTGCGATGCGGTACTGCATCTTGCTGCCCTCATCGCGATTCCGTACTCGTATCATTCACCCGCCACTTACGTGGACACCAACGTCAACGGGACGTTGAACGTTTTGGAAGCCGCGAAAAGCTTGGGAATCAGCAAGGTGATCCATACATCAACCAGCGAAGTGTACGGCACGGCGAGGTTCGTTCCGATTACGGAGGAGCATCCGCTGCAGGGACAATCGCCCTATTCCGCGACGAAAATTGCCGCCGACCAACTGGCGATGTCTTATTATTACTCCTTCCAAACGCCGGTGACGATCATTCGCCCTTTCAATACTTACGGGCCGCGGCAGTCCGCTCGGGCGGTCATTCCGACGATCATCACCCAGATCGCGCAGGGGGCCCGCCAAATTAAATTAGGTGCCTTGCACCCGACGCGAGACTTCAATTTCGTGAAAGATACGGTTGCCGGCTTTATCGCGGCGCTCGAAACGGATGCGATCGAAGGGGAAGTCATTAATTTGGGCAGCAATTACGAAATTTCGATCGGAGATACGGTCAAGGCGATCGCCGATACGATGAATGCGGAAATCGAAATTCAAACGGACGAACAGCGTCTGAGGCCCGAGAAAAGCGAAGTCGAGCGGCTGTGGGCGGACAATGCGAAGGCGAAGCGGATACTCGGGTGGGAACCGAGATACGGGGGTTTAGAAGGTTTTAAACGGGGTCTCCAAGAGACGGCGGCTTGGTTTACGGACAAACAAAATCTCAGCGCGTACAAGGCGGATCGATACAATATATGA
- the fliW gene encoding flagellar assembly protein FliW, with protein MKLDTTRFGEIEVEEDKIVRFPQGIPGFEHCRDFIFLQPPNAQIPVWFMQSIEDGALAFMVMNPFLVFPDYTIDLPDSVQEELDIRTEEDVMTVAIITISERKEMTLNLLAPVILNQRTRTAKQVVLHNSGYQTKHAVNLQEIAATGGRRGDL; from the coding sequence ATGAAACTAGATACGACTCGGTTCGGGGAAATCGAAGTTGAGGAGGACAAAATCGTTCGGTTCCCGCAAGGCATTCCCGGGTTCGAACATTGCCGAGACTTTATTTTCCTACAGCCGCCTAACGCGCAAATCCCGGTATGGTTCATGCAGTCGATCGAGGACGGCGCGCTGGCGTTTATGGTCATGAATCCGTTCCTCGTGTTTCCGGACTATACGATCGATTTGCCGGATTCCGTCCAAGAAGAGCTGGATATCCGCACCGAGGAAGACGTTATGACGGTGGCGATCATTACGATTTCGGAACGGAAGGAAATGACGTTGAATTTGCTGGCGCCGGTCATTTTGAACCAACGGACCCGTACGGCGAAACAGGTGGTGCTTCATAACAGCGGGTATCAGACAAAGCATGCCGTCAACCTGCAAGAAATCGCCGCGACCGGTGGAAGGCGGGGTGATCTCTGA
- a CDS encoding flagellin gives MRINHNLAALNTYRQLSSNNVNSGKNIEKLSSGLRINRAGDDAAGLAISEKMRAQIRGLDQASRNSQDAISLIQTTEGALNETQNILQRMRELATQASNDTNVAVDRAEIQKEINQLSSEINRIGNTTEFNTQKLLNGAKANTYTEFTGLFSNAAGSKTFAGASGLAAVTGITIVGSGNLVSGTNTVKFTRTAVDHADQTVSDAMTTAGSSGNIGANFGGGVTITSGAVNFANSGFSITYDHTAKTLTIFGSGASGQINDTISITGGVVNYDQFGVSFSFNTSGLTGNGAVEFASGVMSGANTYTTNQLGYASTNSGTNDWMTNIAIGTPALSSGLSGANDLPPVNMTWTITLKGANGASGFTISGVGSGYSITDTVTTDLSSATHAYTGYGLSFTIGSGTSGRDGDTVTFTTTPSFTYAMNVNGSSTTIASGSTGLAAGTYTANGIRVTTSGTQLTTGVETSVGSFTVVTEGSSGTNNSVTFQIGANQNQSMSLDINDMRAKAIGVTTTNSGGDNGIWVNISRKHDDLVLNGVMKSGGEVGGEAGKWYVQAWFTADTTVTNGTDATNVEYGLDMSDSTKASAAITVINDAIERVSAERAKLGANQNRLEHTINNLATSAENLTAAESRIRDVDMAKEMMEFTKNNILTQAAQAMLAQANQQPQGVLQLLR, from the coding sequence ATGCGTATTAATCACAACTTGGCGGCGCTGAATACATATCGTCAGCTGTCCTCCAACAACGTCAACTCGGGCAAGAACATCGAGAAGCTCTCTTCCGGTCTCCGCATCAACCGCGCAGGCGACGACGCTGCAGGTCTTGCGATCTCCGAGAAAATGAGAGCCCAAATCCGCGGCTTGGATCAAGCTTCCCGGAACTCGCAGGACGCGATTTCCTTGATCCAAACGACGGAAGGCGCGCTGAACGAGACGCAAAACATCCTCCAGCGGATGCGCGAACTCGCGACGCAAGCTTCCAACGACACGAACGTCGCCGTCGACCGCGCTGAGATCCAGAAGGAAATCAACCAGCTTTCCTCGGAAATCAACCGGATCGGCAACACGACGGAATTCAACACGCAGAAGCTCCTCAACGGCGCGAAGGCGAACACGTACACGGAATTTACAGGTCTGTTCTCCAACGCAGCGGGCAGCAAGACTTTCGCAGGCGCATCCGGTTTGGCTGCGGTTACGGGCATTACGATCGTGGGCTCGGGTAATTTGGTTTCCGGCACAAATACGGTGAAATTCACTCGTACGGCTGTCGACCATGCTGACCAAACGGTCTCCGATGCAATGACGACGGCGGGATCGAGCGGCAATATCGGTGCGAACTTCGGCGGCGGTGTCACGATTACTTCCGGTGCGGTAAACTTCGCCAACAGCGGCTTCTCCATCACGTACGACCACACTGCAAAGACGCTCACGATCTTTGGTTCCGGCGCAAGCGGCCAAATCAACGATACGATTTCAATCACCGGCGGCGTAGTCAATTATGACCAGTTCGGAGTTTCGTTCTCGTTCAACACGTCCGGTTTGACAGGCAATGGTGCGGTTGAATTCGCGAGTGGCGTGATGTCCGGTGCCAACACATACACTACGAATCAGCTTGGCTATGCAAGTACAAACTCGGGCACTAACGATTGGATGACCAATATCGCGATTGGCACCCCGGCGTTGAGCAGTGGCCTTTCGGGCGCGAATGATCTTCCTCCTGTCAATATGACATGGACGATCACGCTGAAGGGAGCCAACGGCGCAAGCGGCTTTACGATCTCCGGTGTTGGATCCGGTTATTCGATTACTGATACAGTGACGACTGACCTTTCCTCGGCAACTCACGCGTACACCGGTTATGGCCTGAGCTTTACGATCGGTAGCGGCACGAGCGGTAGAGACGGCGATACGGTCACTTTCACCACCACCCCTAGTTTCACTTACGCGATGAACGTGAACGGGTCGTCCACGACGATCGCATCCGGTTCTACCGGTCTTGCAGCCGGCACGTATACGGCTAATGGAATCCGAGTTACTACATCGGGAACGCAATTGACTACAGGTGTAGAGACTTCCGTAGGCTCCTTCACGGTAGTCACGGAAGGTTCCAGCGGAACGAATAATTCCGTCACGTTCCAGATCGGCGCGAACCAGAATCAGTCGATGTCCCTCGACATCAACGACATGCGTGCCAAAGCGATCGGCGTTACGACGACGAACTCCGGCGGCGACAACGGCATCTGGGTCAACATCTCCCGGAAGCATGACGACCTCGTTCTGAACGGCGTCATGAAATCCGGCGGCGAAGTTGGCGGCGAAGCAGGCAAGTGGTACGTCCAAGCTTGGTTCACGGCCGACACGACCGTAACGAACGGAACGGATGCAACGAATGTCGAGTATGGACTTGACATGAGCGATTCCACGAAGGCGTCTGCGGCGATCACGGTCATCAACGACGCGATCGAACGCGTATCCGCAGAGCGCGCAAAGCTTGGCGCGAACCAAAACCGCCTCGAGCACACGATCAATAACTTGGCAACTTCCGCAGAGAACCTTACGGCTGCCGAGTCCCGCATCCGCGACGTAGACATGGCGAAAGAGATGATGGAGTTCACGAAGAACAACATCCTCACGCAAGCTGCGCAAGCGATGCTGGCTCAAGCGAACCAACAGCCGCAAGGCGTGCTCCAGTTGCTCCGTTAA
- the flgK gene encoding flagellar hook-associated protein FlgK, translating into MRSSFSGLEIAKRSLFTHQAALSTTGHNVANANTRGYTRQVVNMTASSPIEAVGLMRSGVPGQMGQGVEFSSITRVREQFLDKQFYNENKSLGQWTVRKETLEKLEAIINEPSDTGLNSVLNTFWSSWQELSKAPDNLEARALVKESSLALADSFNHAARQLSDLKSDLSDSINVKAGEVNSLLTQIARLNEQIYRNEGLGDNANDLRDRRDVLVDDLSKIINLTVQDGEQGYTISMGSEVLVEGNVPTEFDSDLVTSAYAEDGSGDLNSGELFGLIYSKDRIVTGYQNQLDALVTTIAAELNAVHQTGYTLEHPVTLGGEFFQFAPLDPDNPKTAAERFRLHPDIANDVEKIATSARTYTDANGVVRVVRGNNEVALQIAQLRNQKFNFDGSGLEKIILNGGTFDEFLRAVVGEIGIQAQEATRQSDNQQTLVDQIDARRQSVSGVSLDEEMSNMIKFQHAYNAAARALTTFDEMLDKVINGMGTVGR; encoded by the coding sequence ATGCGTTCGTCGTTCAGCGGTTTAGAAATCGCCAAAAGAAGCTTATTCACCCATCAAGCGGCGCTCTCGACAACGGGGCATAATGTGGCCAACGCCAATACGCGCGGCTATACGAGGCAGGTCGTCAATATGACGGCGTCGAGTCCGATCGAAGCCGTAGGCCTCATGCGTTCCGGCGTCCCGGGACAGATGGGACAAGGCGTCGAATTTTCTTCGATTACCCGCGTTAGGGAGCAGTTTTTAGATAAGCAATTTTATAACGAAAACAAAAGCTTAGGCCAATGGACCGTTCGCAAAGAGACGCTGGAAAAGCTCGAAGCGATCATCAATGAGCCTTCGGATACCGGATTGAACAGCGTGCTGAATACGTTCTGGAGTTCCTGGCAGGAACTGTCCAAAGCTCCGGACAATCTCGAAGCCAGAGCGCTGGTGAAAGAGTCGTCGCTGGCGCTGGCGGATTCGTTCAACCACGCGGCGCGCCAATTGAGCGATTTAAAGTCGGACTTGTCCGACAGTATCAACGTGAAAGCCGGCGAGGTCAATTCGCTGCTTACGCAGATCGCCCGGCTGAACGAACAAATTTACCGCAACGAGGGATTGGGCGACAATGCCAACGACCTGAGGGATCGCCGAGACGTCTTGGTCGACGACTTGTCCAAGATTATAAATCTTACCGTGCAGGACGGAGAACAGGGTTATACGATCTCGATGGGGTCGGAAGTGCTGGTCGAAGGCAACGTGCCGACCGAATTCGATTCGGACCTCGTTACGTCCGCTTACGCGGAGGACGGATCGGGCGACTTGAACAGCGGGGAGCTGTTCGGATTGATCTACTCGAAGGATCGAATCGTTACAGGATATCAAAACCAGCTCGACGCGTTGGTGACGACGATTGCAGCAGAGCTCAACGCCGTGCATCAAACCGGCTACACGCTTGAGCATCCGGTCACGCTCGGCGGCGAGTTTTTCCAGTTCGCGCCGCTCGATCCGGACAACCCGAAAACGGCGGCTGAACGATTCCGTTTACACCCGGATATCGCGAACGACGTAGAGAAAATCGCGACGTCAGCTCGCACCTACACGGACGCTAACGGCGTCGTGCGCGTCGTACGCGGGAACAACGAGGTCGCGCTGCAGATCGCGCAACTGCGCAACCAGAAGTTCAATTTCGATGGCAGCGGTTTGGAGAAAATCATTCTGAACGGCGGCACGTTCGACGAATTTTTGCGGGCGGTCGTCGGGGAAATCGGCATTCAAGCGCAGGAAGCGACGCGCCAATCCGATAACCAACAGACGCTGGTCGATCAAATCGACGCGCGCAGACAATCGGTAAGCGGCGTATCGTTGGACGAAGAAATGTCGAACATGATTAAATTCCAACATGCTTACAACGCTGCGGCGCGGGCGCTGACGACGTTCGACGAAATGCTCGACAAAGTCATTAACGGCATGGGTACAGTAGGCCGTTAA
- a CDS encoding motility associated factor glycosyltransferase family protein, with translation MILIDNVQLLKSNFQPLWSRMEKEQASLQNETLQLVNSRSGDPTLIYDNDNGTPVYLHSRYNPREEAEKFVEQYRNLGNYKHIFFYGIGLGYHIEAMQALHPQVAYSVYEPNASVFVKFLETRLFKDVFRRRPDQLYIQWSSADITSHVSDFINKIKDHVLLVVLPSYERAFQEEFRAFQQTFIKAISGKRSALNTNFAFEKRWIVNGMLNIKHTLESPSILDKKRQHFEQKPAIIVSAGPSLEEELENLRQIKESGTAYIFAVGSAINALLSAGIQPDAACTYDPSALNQKVFEKLVQQNIDNIPLIYGTTVGFETLQQYPGPKLHMITSQDSTAAVFLKKEEGTPLEVVNDAPSIAVITLQLLYRLGCNPIILVGQNLSYKDERFYSAGIEYSHRPSKLSEAELQRAFPVEAVDGSQVLTNNSLNQMRLQIEQYIKAFDPQTVVINTTQGGANIEGTRFEALRDVMSQYCKEACVEPDWMKGKDGAYDVEYLRKQSMEMEEAFKELCRIFDQLVDIMRDLKRFADQGNARALEGMFPKFDRVFKRMKTNQYHYHYIQPMNRVQFEILLKHTQEIRFQRDQVTKANMLLDVFGKYLSHCRRDLEQSIPVFGYMLQAIREYAASKTELAQSS, from the coding sequence ATGATTCTTATCGATAACGTACAGCTGCTAAAATCAAATTTTCAGCCCCTCTGGTCTCGGATGGAAAAAGAGCAGGCATCGTTGCAAAATGAAACTTTACAACTTGTAAACAGCCGGAGCGGGGACCCGACATTGATCTACGACAACGACAACGGAACGCCGGTGTACCTCCATAGTCGATATAATCCGCGGGAGGAAGCGGAAAAGTTCGTAGAGCAGTACCGGAATTTAGGTAACTATAAACATATATTTTTTTACGGCATTGGCTTAGGGTACCACATCGAGGCGATGCAAGCGCTCCACCCCCAAGTTGCCTATAGCGTCTATGAACCGAACGCGTCCGTATTCGTGAAGTTTCTGGAAACCCGTTTGTTCAAAGATGTGTTCCGGAGGAGACCGGATCAACTGTATATCCAGTGGAGTTCCGCGGATATCACCTCTCATGTATCGGATTTCATCAACAAAATTAAAGATCACGTGTTGTTGGTCGTCTTGCCAAGTTACGAGAGAGCATTCCAAGAGGAGTTTCGCGCATTTCAGCAAACCTTCATTAAGGCGATCTCCGGTAAACGGTCTGCTCTGAATACGAACTTTGCATTTGAAAAACGGTGGATTGTCAATGGCATGCTTAATATCAAGCATACATTGGAGTCGCCGAGCATCCTGGATAAGAAACGGCAGCATTTTGAACAGAAACCTGCGATTATCGTTTCCGCCGGACCGTCCCTCGAAGAAGAACTCGAAAATTTGCGCCAAATCAAAGAGAGCGGTACCGCATACATTTTCGCAGTGGGATCGGCGATTAACGCCTTGCTTTCGGCTGGGATTCAACCGGACGCAGCTTGCACTTATGACCCCTCGGCATTAAATCAAAAAGTCTTCGAGAAACTGGTTCAACAAAACATCGACAACATTCCGTTGATTTATGGTACGACTGTCGGTTTTGAAACGCTGCAGCAGTATCCGGGTCCTAAGCTGCACATGATTACGAGCCAAGACTCTACTGCGGCTGTTTTTCTAAAGAAGGAAGAAGGAACGCCTTTAGAAGTCGTCAACGACGCTCCTTCCATTGCCGTTATAACGCTGCAATTGTTATATAGATTAGGATGCAATCCGATTATTCTTGTCGGGCAGAACTTATCCTACAAGGACGAACGGTTTTATTCGGCGGGTATCGAGTACTCCCACAGGCCTTCCAAACTGTCGGAAGCCGAATTGCAGAGGGCATTCCCCGTAGAAGCGGTGGACGGAAGTCAAGTGCTGACCAACAACAGTCTGAATCAGATGCGGCTGCAAATCGAACAGTATATAAAGGCTTTCGATCCGCAAACCGTTGTCATCAATACGACGCAGGGCGGTGCGAACATCGAGGGCACGAGGTTCGAAGCGCTGCGAGATGTCATGAGCCAATATTGCAAGGAAGCCTGCGTTGAACCGGATTGGATGAAAGGTAAAGATGGAGCGTATGACGTCGAATATTTACGAAAGCAATCCATGGAAATGGAAGAAGCTTTTAAAGAGTTATGCAGGATATTCGATCAGCTAGTCGACATTATGAGAGACCTCAAGCGTTTTGCGGATCAAGGGAATGCAAGGGCATTGGAAGGGATGTTCCCTAAGTTCGATAGGGTATTCAAACGGATGAAGACGAATCAATATCATTATCATTACATTCAACCTATGAATCGGGTTCAGTTCGAGATACTACTGAAACATACCCAAGAGATTCGGTTCCAGCGCGATCAGGTTACCAAGGCGAATATGCTGCTCGATGTCTTCGGGAAATATTTATCGCATTGCCGACGCGATTTGGAACAATCGATCCCCGTGTTCGGTTATATGCTTCAAGCTATCCGCGAATACGCGGCATCGAAAACGGAGCTGGCTCAGTCGAGCTGA
- the flgL gene encoding flagellar hook-associated protein FlgL: MVGRVTQGMINSQFMRSYNYNLAQMTKYQEQINTGRVINKPSDNPVGISFALRYRAEISIHEKYQENIDTATSWLEYTDTMLDQTNQILQRVRELTVNGSTGSNPQSALDAIKAEILELTKQLTTIGNSQFNGKYVFNGQLTDVPPYSAAVSEGRPATSGFSQGNVDVSSAVLTSSNNALDLIVDGQTVSVTIPPFDYTTLGDAGAEQLAADLQSRINAATATTDVTVTVGKNNQLRIASNSAGTTSSVQVTGGSFAIAWLSAAGDLSDLEETAGFAASDAGVFIQAQSARTDKGGIEFEIGTGVNIAVNITGDAVFGAPEENDNLFRVMNDIYNALDAGDTAKVSDLLGNLDQRMNKFLAVRADVGAKMNRTELASERMKDINYNLTTLQANIENADMAELITTLKTFENVYQASLSIGSRIISQSLVDFLR; this comes from the coding sequence ATGGTGGGTCGCGTAACGCAAGGCATGATCAACAGCCAGTTTATGCGCAGCTATAACTATAACTTGGCGCAGATGACAAAGTACCAAGAGCAGATCAATACGGGCCGAGTCATAAACAAGCCTTCGGACAACCCCGTCGGCATTTCTTTCGCGCTTCGGTACCGGGCCGAAATTTCAATCCACGAAAAATACCAGGAAAACATCGACACGGCGACTTCGTGGCTGGAGTACACCGACACGATGCTGGACCAGACGAACCAGATCTTGCAGCGGGTGCGAGAGTTAACCGTGAACGGTTCGACGGGAAGCAACCCGCAATCCGCGCTCGACGCCATCAAGGCGGAAATCCTTGAATTGACGAAACAGCTCACGACGATCGGGAACAGCCAATTCAACGGGAAGTACGTGTTTAACGGTCAGCTCACGGATGTGCCGCCTTACAGCGCAGCCGTTTCCGAGGGCAGGCCGGCGACGAGCGGATTTTCCCAAGGCAACGTCGACGTAAGCAGCGCCGTGCTGACTTCGTCGAATAACGCTTTGGATCTTATCGTCGACGGGCAGACGGTATCTGTGACGATTCCTCCGTTCGATTACACGACGTTAGGGGACGCGGGGGCTGAACAACTGGCGGCCGACTTGCAGTCGCGCATTAATGCAGCGACGGCGACCACGGACGTCACAGTAACGGTCGGCAAAAACAATCAGCTGAGAATCGCCTCGAATTCGGCGGGGACGACATCTTCCGTGCAAGTGACCGGCGGAAGCTTCGCGATCGCATGGCTCAGCGCCGCGGGGGATCTGTCTGATTTGGAGGAGACGGCCGGTTTCGCAGCCAGCGACGCAGGCGTGTTCATCCAAGCGCAATCGGCGCGCACGGACAAGGGCGGCATCGAATTCGAGATCGGCACCGGGGTGAACATCGCCGTCAACATTACCGGGGACGCCGTCTTCGGCGCTCCGGAAGAGAACGACAACCTGTTCAGGGTGATGAACGACATCTACAACGCGCTCGATGCGGGGGATACGGCGAAGGTATCCGATTTGCTCGGCAATCTGGACCAGCGAATGAACAAATTCCTTGCCGTGCGGGCGGACGTCGGCGCGAAGATGAACCGGACGGAGCTTGCGAGCGAACGAATGAAGGATATCAACTACAACTTGACGACGCTGCAGGCCAATATCGAAAATGCCGACATGGCGGAGCTGATCACGACGCTGAAAACGTTTGAGAACGTGTATCAAGCTTCCTTATCCATCGGTTCGAGAATTATTAGCCAAAGTCTTGTAGATTTCTTGAGATAA
- a CDS encoding acylneuraminate cytidylyltransferase family protein, producing MIDGKTILAVVPARGGSKGVPRKNIRPLAGKPLIAWTIGEAKASKYIDRVIVSSEDDEIIETARQFGGDVPYVRPESLAQDDTPGIDPILHAMEMVPGYDYVMLLQPTSPLRTAGDIDGCIELCHSQRAKACVTVTEPEKSPYWMYTVDGENKMQSLLNVDVIPNRQQLPKVYALNGAVYIAESEWLRERKAFITSETVAYPMPKERSFDIDNEIDFRLCEWMITQRT from the coding sequence ATGATCGACGGCAAAACAATATTGGCGGTCGTTCCGGCTCGGGGAGGTTCGAAGGGCGTCCCGAGAAAAAACATTCGGCCTCTGGCGGGCAAGCCGCTTATTGCTTGGACGATCGGGGAGGCGAAGGCGTCGAAGTACATCGACCGAGTGATCGTCTCTTCGGAGGACGATGAAATTATCGAGACGGCAAGACAGTTCGGCGGGGATGTCCCCTACGTTAGGCCTGAATCCTTGGCTCAGGACGACACACCGGGGATCGACCCGATCCTTCATGCCATGGAAATGGTGCCGGGATACGATTACGTCATGCTTCTCCAACCGACGTCCCCGCTTCGGACGGCGGGGGATATCGACGGATGCATCGAGTTGTGCCACTCTCAGCGGGCGAAGGCTTGCGTGACGGTGACGGAGCCGGAGAAAAGTCCGTATTGGATGTATACGGTAGATGGCGAAAATAAGATGCAGTCCCTTCTGAATGTGGATGTCATCCCCAACCGGCAGCAGTTGCCGAAGGTATACGCCCTGAACGGCGCCGTCTACATCGCCGAAAGCGAGTGGCTGCGGGAGCGAAAGGCGTTCATTACCTCCGAAACGGTCGCATACCCGATGCCGAAGGAGCGATCTTTCGACATCGACAATGAGATCGATTTTCGGTTGTGCGAGTGGATGATCACGCAGCGTACGTAA
- the csrA gene encoding carbon storage regulator CsrA gives MLVLSRKKGESIVIDGNIEITVLGVEGDTVKIGINAPKSIDIFRKEVFDMIQQSNREASLTVRPEDLDELFGGKK, from the coding sequence ATGCTGGTCCTGTCCCGCAAAAAGGGCGAATCGATCGTGATCGACGGCAATATCGAAATCACCGTGCTCGGGGTGGAGGGAGATACCGTGAAGATCGGCATCAACGCGCCGAAATCGATCGACATATTCCGCAAAGAAGTGTTCGACATGATCCAGCAGTCAAACCGCGAAGCTTCGCTGACCGTAAGACCAGAGGATTTGGACGAGCTGTTCGGCGGAAAAAAATAG
- a CDS encoding DUF6470 family protein produces MKVGASIQMRQQFAKIGIESEPGRYEIKQPRPNFEMNTKHPKLVATYHRGELTIDSTRAREAFGKGNVFQFTRLMAQEGQRLALEGIGRRVDEGNRMKAIHTGQNAIADIAYDSVFRDFKINYEGPFTPDPVDVTYTAVEPDMQFEPGSVSVQSSPNPPQIQYHVGKVRVYLQQKASLEITPPVIDQTV; encoded by the coding sequence GTGAAGGTCGGCGCAAGCATTCAAATGCGGCAGCAGTTCGCCAAAATCGGGATCGAGAGCGAGCCGGGGCGCTACGAAATTAAGCAGCCCCGGCCCAACTTCGAAATGAATACAAAACATCCGAAGTTGGTAGCAACCTATCACCGCGGGGAACTGACCATCGATTCGACCCGAGCCCGGGAGGCGTTCGGGAAAGGGAACGTGTTTCAGTTTACGCGCTTGATGGCCCAAGAAGGACAGCGTCTCGCGCTGGAAGGCATCGGCCGACGCGTCGACGAGGGCAACCGTATGAAGGCGATTCATACCGGTCAGAATGCTATTGCGGATATTGCATACGACAGCGTATTTCGGGATTTTAAAATCAATTACGAAGGGCCGTTCACGCCCGATCCTGTCGATGTCACGTATACGGCAGTGGAACCGGACATGCAATTCGAGCCGGGCAGCGTGTCGGTACAGTCGAGCCCGAATCCGCCGCAAATCCAATACCACGTCGGTAAGGTCAGAGTTTACTTGCAGCAGAAGGCCTCGCTCGAGATTACTCCTCCGGTCATTGATCAAACCGTCTAG